In Lotus japonicus ecotype B-129 chromosome 5, LjGifu_v1.2, one genomic interval encodes:
- the LOC130719526 gene encoding S-protein homolog 74-like, with the protein MERKRNFSDVSISRIRSYLLVLPFVLAFVTPTLLSASEISTIKEDHVFPMFIKWHIYIVNRLSNNHNLFTHCKSAENDLGDHDLSPGSNTTWSFRTEFFQGTLFWCHVSKDDASATFNVFWNDARLFDKCGWKKCIWVVKDDGVYLTHLSTNCDELRYKWGDRM; encoded by the coding sequence ATGGAGAGGAAGAGAAATTTTTCAGATGTTTCAATTTCTAGGATCAGAAGCTATCTTTTGGTACTACCATTTGTGTTGGCTTTTGTCACTCCAACTCTTTTAAGTGCTTCAGAAATTTCTACAATTAAAGAGGATCACGTGTTCCCTATGTTCATAAAGTGGCACATATACATTGTCAATAGGTTGAGCAACAACCATAACTTGTTCACCCATTGCAAATCCGCAGAAAATGATTTGGGTGACCACGACCTATCTCCAGGCTCCAACACCACTTGGAGTTTCAGGACTGAATTCTTCCAAGGAACGTTGTTCTGGTGCCATGTGAGCAAAGACGATGCTTCTGCTACATTCAATGTTTTCTGGAATGATGCTCGTCTTTTTGACAAGTGTGGTTGGAAGAAATGCATATGGGTTGTTAAAGATGATGGAGTTTACCTAACACATTTGAGTACAAACTGTGATGAACTGCGTTATAAGTGGGGTGATAGAATGTGA